Proteins co-encoded in one Helicoverpa zea isolate HzStark_Cry1AcR chromosome 18, ilHelZeax1.1, whole genome shotgun sequence genomic window:
- the LOC124639077 gene encoding uncharacterized protein LOC124639077, with the protein MAVARIYNVVLSVLLPIMFSNTCEAIKCFECNSHNNSACLEMHVPKMHAIIPVVECKDRLDNTIDKKEFFCRKITQTILHPDHTPEVRITRGCGWVKSKRACYKADNMDHLETVCQCFGDLCNAATTLEHVKLTVLTTVATLLAAFKTWRGTV; encoded by the exons ATGGCTGTAGCAAGAATTTACAACgttgttttaagtgttttactGCCTATAATGTTTTCTAACACAT GCgaagcaataaaatgtttcgaGTGCAACAGCCACAACAACTCGGCGTGCCTCGAGATGCACGTGCCGAAGATGCATGCTATCATACCCGTGGTCGAGTGCAAGGACAGGCTCGATAACACTATCGACAAGAAGGAGTTCTTCTGTAGGAAGATTACTCAGACTA TCTTACATCCAGACCATACTCCCGAGGTCCGCATCACCCGAGGCTGCGGCTGGGTGAAGAGCAAGCGAGCCTGCTACAAAGCTGACAACATGGACCACTTGGAAACCGTCTGTCAATGCTTCGGAGACCTCTGCAATGCGGCAACCACGCTTGAACACGTCAAACTGACAGTTCTAACAACCGTTGCCACTCTTCTCGCTGCGTTCAAAACATGGCGAGGGActgtttga
- the LOC124639010 gene encoding uncharacterized protein LOC124639010, whose product MALVLICFLAVICSLLQQGLAITCYQCNSHNDSRCLMTKLPDSLRLPCGPKDTMCRKISQVVEFEMNGMPPDSRVIRGCGWDDTSYKGRCYQRSGFGGRQEVCSCLEDGCNSASIPVGATALMLITFALLRF is encoded by the exons ATGGCGCTCGTTTTAATTTGCTTTTTGGCGGTAATATGCAGTTTGCTACAACAAG GCCTAGCAATCACATGTTACCAATGCAACAGCCACAACGACTCGAGATGTCTGATGACGAAGCTGCCAGACTCCCTGCGACTGCCGTGCGGGCCCAAGGACACCATGTGCAGGAAGATCTCCCAGGTCGTGGAGTTCGAGATGAACGGCATGCCCCCAGATAGCAGGGTCATCAGGGGATGCGGATGGGATGACACTAGTTACAAG GGTCGCTGCTACCAACGTTCAGGTTTCGGAGGCAGACAAGAAGTATGCTCATGCCTGGAAGATGGCTGCAATTCCGCCTCCATTCCCGTGGGCGCCACCGCCCTCATGCTCATCACCTTCGCCCTGCTGAGGTTCTAG